In Acipenser ruthenus chromosome 15, fAciRut3.2 maternal haplotype, whole genome shotgun sequence, a genomic segment contains:
- the LOC117422017 gene encoding uncharacterized protein LOC117422017 isoform X1 — protein MALHSWSGPQLPPEMYLKIFRCLTHEEKGSVRSTCRLFKQLIDQPACWRDTTVILKGSVAYSPGFWEMLKKRRTCSVLVRKARANHLRKLLWSLPSLRALAIDPISDAGILDLLTEFRNVEKLVLKVDLNTPAKLFIVHHLNHLTHLTVCDLKRHCRENQLLRGVSALTNLRSLTLHCDWGDPAVKLFRFVLFQLPSLRELSVKVNPFYTALQPDSFSPLTGEQCNRIGLPHSCVSRLQLEKLELLDCEDIDLCEESLNQLSSLRRLFVHFTCGERARHFSIDLDSVLRKLPHLTELRQKRGRLICKALPAHLESLSLNSVFMNPTVLKRLASAELKHLRLDHCTSNIESLNDFPQLFPHLKTLSIRCFHMTGKEFVHLAKLRYLEKLDIVDVSSIPSITRQQLEELIRGFRITMDNRVQIVQHPEPQERAACDCSAH, from the exons ATGGCCCTGCACAGCTGGAGCGGTCCCCAGTTGCCTCCGGAGATGTACCTGAAGATATTCCGGTGCCTCACAcatgaagagaaggggagtgtgcGCTCCACGTGCCGGCTCTTCAAGCAGCTGATAGACCAGCCTGCCTGCTGGCGGGACACCACGGTTATCCTGAAAGGAAGCGTCGCATACAGCCCAGGGTTTTGGGAGATGCTGAAGAAGAGAAGGACGTGCTCCGTGCTGGTCCGCAAGGCGAGAGCGAATCACTTGAGGAAGCTGCTTTGGTCGCTGCCCAGTCTCAGAGCTCTTGCTATAGATCCCATCTCCGACGCGGGAATCCTTGACTTGTTGACAGAGTTCAGGAATGTGGAGAAGCTGGTTTTGAAAGTGGATTTGAACACGCCTGCCAAGCTGTTCATAGTCCACCACCTGAATCACCTCACTCACCTCACTGTGTGCGACCTGAAGAGGCACTGCAGAGAAAACCAGCTGCTACGTGGGGTGTCTGCGCTCACAAACCTGCGCTCGCTGACCCTTCACTGTGACTGGGGGGACCCCGCTGTCAAACTGTTCCGCTTTGTTTTATTCCAATTGCCCAGTCTCAGGGAGCTCTCTGTCAAAGTGAACCCTTTTTACACGGCGCTGCAACCAGATAGCTTTTCTCCACTGACCGGGGAGCAATGCAACCGAATAG GCCTTCCACACAGCTGTGTGTCTCGGCTTCAGCTGGAGAAGCTGGAGCTTCTCGACTGCGAGGACATAGACCTGTGTGAAGAGTCCTTGAATCAGCTGTCATCCCTGCGCCGCCTGTTCGTTCACTTCACCTGTGGCGAGAGAGCGAGGCACTTCTCAATTGATCTGGATTCTGTGCTCAGAAAGCTTCCACACCTGACAGAGCTGCGGCAGAAAA GGGGTAGGCTCATCTGCAAAGCCCTGCCAGCCCACCTGGAAAGCCTGAGTCTGAACAGCGTGTTCATGAATCCTACGGTTTTGAAGAGGTTGGCATCAGCAGAACTCAAACACCTCCGGCTTGACCACTGCACTTCTAATATTGAGAGCCTCAACGACTTCCCACAGCTGTTTCCACACCTGAAGACTCTCAGTATCCG ATGCTTCCATATGACGGGTAAGGAATTTGTGCACTTGGCTAAGCTCAGGTATCTGGAGAAGCTGGATATTGTTGATGTCAGCAGCATCCCCTCCATCACTAGACAGCAGCTGGAGGAGTTGATCCGCGGCTTTCGGATCACGATGGATAACAGGGTCCAGATAGTGCAGCACCCAGAGCCACAGGAGAGAGCCGCCTGTGACTGCAGCGCACACTAG
- the LOC117422017 gene encoding uncharacterized protein LOC117422017 isoform X2: MALHSWSGPQLPPEMYLKIFRCLTHEEKGSVRSTCRLFKQLIDQPACWRDTTVILKGSVAYSPGFWEMLKKRRTCSVLVRKARANHLRKLLWSLPSLRALAIDPISDAGILDLLTEFRNVEKLVLKVDLNTPAKLFIVHHLNHLTHLTVCDLKRHCRENQLLRGVSALTNLRSLTLHCDWGDPAVKLFRFVLFQLPSLRELSVKVNPFYTALQPDSFSPLTGEQCNRIGLPHSCVSRLQLEKLELLDCEDIDLCEESLNQLSSLRRLFVHFTCGERARHFSIDLDSVLRKLPHLTELRQKRGRLICKALPAHLESLSLNSVFMNPTVLKRLASAELKHLRLDHCTSNIESLNDFPQLFPHLKTLSIRDFLTALSIMHSASKATEKKGWHFKMLPYDG; the protein is encoded by the exons ATGGCCCTGCACAGCTGGAGCGGTCCCCAGTTGCCTCCGGAGATGTACCTGAAGATATTCCGGTGCCTCACAcatgaagagaaggggagtgtgcGCTCCACGTGCCGGCTCTTCAAGCAGCTGATAGACCAGCCTGCCTGCTGGCGGGACACCACGGTTATCCTGAAAGGAAGCGTCGCATACAGCCCAGGGTTTTGGGAGATGCTGAAGAAGAGAAGGACGTGCTCCGTGCTGGTCCGCAAGGCGAGAGCGAATCACTTGAGGAAGCTGCTTTGGTCGCTGCCCAGTCTCAGAGCTCTTGCTATAGATCCCATCTCCGACGCGGGAATCCTTGACTTGTTGACAGAGTTCAGGAATGTGGAGAAGCTGGTTTTGAAAGTGGATTTGAACACGCCTGCCAAGCTGTTCATAGTCCACCACCTGAATCACCTCACTCACCTCACTGTGTGCGACCTGAAGAGGCACTGCAGAGAAAACCAGCTGCTACGTGGGGTGTCTGCGCTCACAAACCTGCGCTCGCTGACCCTTCACTGTGACTGGGGGGACCCCGCTGTCAAACTGTTCCGCTTTGTTTTATTCCAATTGCCCAGTCTCAGGGAGCTCTCTGTCAAAGTGAACCCTTTTTACACGGCGCTGCAACCAGATAGCTTTTCTCCACTGACCGGGGAGCAATGCAACCGAATAG GCCTTCCACACAGCTGTGTGTCTCGGCTTCAGCTGGAGAAGCTGGAGCTTCTCGACTGCGAGGACATAGACCTGTGTGAAGAGTCCTTGAATCAGCTGTCATCCCTGCGCCGCCTGTTCGTTCACTTCACCTGTGGCGAGAGAGCGAGGCACTTCTCAATTGATCTGGATTCTGTGCTCAGAAAGCTTCCACACCTGACAGAGCTGCGGCAGAAAA GGGGTAGGCTCATCTGCAAAGCCCTGCCAGCCCACCTGGAAAGCCTGAGTCTGAACAGCGTGTTCATGAATCCTACGGTTTTGAAGAGGTTGGCATCAGCAGAACTCAAACACCTCCGGCTTGACCACTGCACTTCTAATATTGAGAGCCTCAACGACTTCCCACAGCTGTTTCCACACCTGAAGACTCTCAGTATCCG GGACTTTCTGACTGCACTATCTATAATGCATTCTGCAAGCAAAGCAACAGAAAAGAAAGGCTGGCATTTTAAG ATGCTTCCATATGACGGGTAA